Proteins from one Phocoena sinus isolate mPhoSin1 chromosome 8, mPhoSin1.pri, whole genome shotgun sequence genomic window:
- the SLC25A45 gene encoding LOW QUALITY PROTEIN: solute carrier family 25 member 45 (The sequence of the model RefSeq protein was modified relative to this genomic sequence to represent the inferred CDS: substituted 1 base at 1 genomic stop codon) — MPVEEFVTSCISGALGLVLGHPFDTVKVQLQTQTTYRGITDCMVKTYHHESPLGFVKGMSFPIASIAVVNSVLFGVYSSALQVLTATSHQERRAQPPSYTHVFIGSCTGGSCRPFMLLSLQAYCLAPFDLIKVWLQNQTEGFPEPKGKSGSPPPQYQGPVHCAASVFQAEGPRGLIRGDCALTLRDNPTLGIYFVTYKWLCRQFTPDGQNLSSGTVLVAGGFAGVTSWVTATPLDVIKSRMQMAGLRQRVHQGLLDXMVSSARREGLGVFFQGLSINSARAFPVNAVTFLSYNYLLHSRG; from the exons ATGCCCGTGGAGGAGTTTGTGACCAGCTGCATCTCTG GAGCTCTGGGCTTGGTCCTGGGACACCCCTTTGACACTGTAAAG GTGCAGCTGCAGACCCAGACCACATATCGGGGCATCACTGATTGTATGGTCAAGACCTACCACCACGAGTCG CCCCTGGGCTTCGTCAAGGGAATGAGCTTCCCCATCGCCAGCATAGCTGTGGTCAACTCTGTCCTGTTCGGGGTCTACAGCAGCGCCCTGCAGGTACTGACAGCCACCTCCCACCAGGAGCGGCGGGCCCAGCCGCCCAGCTATACGCACGTCTTCATAGGCAGCTGCACAGGGGGTTCCTGCAG GCCCTTCATGCTTCTTTCCCTACAGGCCTACTGCTTGGCCCCTTTTGACCTCATCAAAGTCTGGCTACAAAACcagacagagggcttccctg agcCCAAGGGGAAGTCAgggagccccccaccccagtaCCAGGGGCCCGTGCACTGCGCGGCCTCCGTCTTCCAGGCCGAGGGGCCCCGGGGGCTGATCCGGGGAGACTGCGCCCTGACGCTGCGCGACAACCCCACCCTGGGAATCTATTTCGTCACCTACAAATGGCTGTGTCGCCAATTCACACCGGATGGCCAGAACCTCA GCTCGGGCACAGTGCTGGTGGCAGGGGGCTTTGCCGGCGTCACCTCCTGGGTCACAGCCACCCCATTAGACGTGATCAAGTCCCGGATGCAGATGGCGGGGCTGAGGCAGAGGGTGCACCAGGGGCTGCTGGACTAAATGGTGAGCAGCGCCCGGCGGGAAGGGCTGGGGGTCTTCTTCCAGGGGCTCAGCATCAACAGTGCCCGTGCCTTTCCCGTCAACGCCGTCACCTTCCTCAGCTACAACTACCTCCTCCACTCCCGGGGATGA